TTTTTAGTGAAGTTTTACTTTTACCTCAAACATTTGTTAGCCACTCATAACTATCATCCTGGTATACTCATTATGTCAGAGAAAAGACATATATAGCTAAAAACCACTGCTTTTTTGCATTTCCACCAATGTACCGTAACATTCAATTAAAACAAATCTGAGCCAAATCCCTACACTTAACATGCAGTTTTCAATTCCCTAATTTAGTTTCCTAAGAATCTCTGCAAGGAAAATAGTTGAGATCCCACTACTGGAGAATATTCTGGAAAAAATATGAGGTAACTATCAAGGGATTGAATAACACAGTAAATTGACTTAAAGAGTttacattgtttaaaaaaaaaacacaagctaCTATATTATTCTACCACTGGAAAAGTGAATTCTTGAACAACACTGATAAAAAACCCAAATATATTCTATGTAGCCCCCTAAGCAATCACCCCGTAGAACAGCAGAGAATTTAAGAACTTCTTGTTGGTTTTTATGAACCTTAACTGTATATAtgcactatttttattttttttgcaccaACAAAGTTGGGTATTACTCAAAATCTCAAGAATGGTTTTGTGAAAATTAACAACATGTGGTCTTATTGCCTATCTAAACTTTCTACATGTTAATGACTTGATCGTTGCCAGAACAATCTCTTCAAATAAAGGTTAAAGACGAGGTGCAGCAACTGCAAAGGTGCAGCCTGTGGCAACATCCCATGTGAGGATACCACAGCCAACCCAGGACACCATGCCCAACCAGCCAGCATTATTACACTGACAACAGTCGCCGCAAGTAGGGAGGcacacaaatatattattatttaaatttgtatacctccctataACCATAGGTCTTTTATAAAGAGATTGCAGTTGACAGACAAAATGGTGAGCTAAAATAACTACTGGCATGTAATGTCAAGGTAGATGTATATCCAAATGATTGTATGCCAACGCAGAGACATGATGTCAGCACATGGCATACTGGAAGCATATCCATCCTAGCAGGGCTCAGCAGATCAATTCCTCATCTGGGGTCCCCACTAGCTGCCATTTTGGCTCTCTAAGGGAGACGCTGAAGGCAGTGACTAGTCTCTCTCTTACAAGCAGGCACACTCAGTGGCAATGATATAATGGGCTGAGAGTTAAATGGATTCTGAGTCCCAATCAGTACCCAGTGAGTGCTTGAATCCTATCTATAACATCACTGTTACTAGGTAACCCCACTGACAAGCATGAGGGGAAATACAAGGCCAGCAGCTGTGGCAGCCCCACCAGAGCCCCAAGTAAGGGGTGGTCAGTGCTGGGAGACCACTATGCCATTCTGCCCACAACCCGCCCCCCACCCTAAAACCCTGGGCCTGCCAACTTAGTTATCCATTTGTACGGATGAGACAGTCAGGTTTAAAACCTGAAATTTGACGAATGGCACAGGAAAAAACCTCCACTGTCTGAGCACCAACCACATGTATGGCAGGAAAATTGATGTTGGCCCTCCAGTACATGATACCACTTCCTGTGGTAACATATGTTTTGTAACATATATAGTCTTCAATGGTCCTCAAATAGAAGCAATCTTTTTACACCCAGTTAACATTATGGATGGACATGTCAGCCTATTTCTGGTTCATGCCATTTTTGTAAAATATCTATCTATGAATAGGTATTTAAATACCTATTTTTGAAAGTAATTTCTCACAGAACATGCACTCCTAGATACATTTTATCATGCATTTCTAAATATGTTTtatcctaaaatgcacattttaaaaagaacattgcaAAATTGGGGGAAATGTGAAATCTGAAGCATAATTATAGCATAGTTTAGGGTGATGTGGAGAGCAGGTCAGTTTACAAAGGTCAAATTAATCAAGCACCGCTAGTTAACACAGCTGAAATACTTGAAATTGCAGAATAGtgcaatttaaagaaaaaattaaataagGATTCAATGGACTTGCCCCCCATGCTGTGTGACAGCCAAACAAGAGGTCTATCTCCAACACCAGCAGCTCGCAGTTTCTTGAGAAGCTCAGTGCTCTTGTAGGAAAGAGACTCCCTGCAAATCAAGGAGAGAGAACCAAGTAGCAGATGCAAAGGCAGTGGCTTTTAAACCCTGTTCTGGGAAACACTAGACAGCCAAGGAAGCTTGCAAGGGCTCCTCAATCAGGTCAGTACTGGTGAGCAAGCTTTACTGAGAAACAACTTGTGCCATGGGAGAGGGTTGGGTGTTTTCTAGCAGGGCAATACTGAGACCCAAAAGGTCTGGCCAGGGTCCCACCTGATTTTCATGGGTGCCctagaaccatagctgtcaacttttcccttttcttgcgaggaatcctattaggaataagtgaatttccctttaaaaagggggaaagttgacagctatgcctagaaCATGCCTCAGGATATTTGGCAGTACATTGGGGTCCTTTGGCAAATCCACAAATGGCTGATGTGGAATGGGTTTACTGAGAATAGAACGTTTCAAAACCACCGCagttattaaaaagcaaaaacagattCAATAAATTCCAGTTGGGTAGTACATGCTGACTGCAAGCAGCGACTTACCGTATTTTtacatgtataagactaggttttttcctttttaaaaatgtccaaaatttgggggcatcttatacacggatagatctctccccattttcttaaacctgagtcccccaaaataggggggggtcttatacatgggggcgtctcatagacggaaaaatatgggTAATACCCCTTTTTAATCAGCATGGATGCTATAGAGATTTTGGGTGCAATTCTGCACACAGCTCAGGCTGTTTAAATCCCACTGATGTCTATGGGATTTATGCAGATTAGTTGTGTGCTGGATTGCAGCCAGAGTTGACCCAAATATTCAAACAGGCATTTTTAGTGAAAACTTAAAGAAACCTATGGAGACTTGTTCCAAAGCAGAAGAACACACAAAATTCTAGAATTCAGCAGGGTCTTTAGATGTCGTCTCAAGGGTCCTTGGCAGCATTACAGATTCATTCCTTAAAAGCTGGCATGCTTATAAATAGCAATGCAAACTTTCCAGAACTGCTTGTGAATTTATACCGACAGTTCACCTTAGTCTTAAAGTCAGGGGATTTGCTGTGCATGCAGTtatgattataatttttttttttttgccaatttcaccAAAGCTGGTGTTTTAAACTGTCAAGGACAATCAAAACTGGGTGTAGAGTAACTGTGCCTCCTGTGGCAACTTGAGGGAGGAGGCACAGCTCAGCGACAGAGGACAGACTGTGAATAGGAAGGACTCAGGCTCAGACCCTTAGCATTTCTGGTTTAAAAAACTATCACAGGGAGCAAGCTGGGAACTCTGTTGCGAGACATTACAGAGTTGCTGATCACTGGAATAGAGAACCCCAAGCAAAATGGACCAGCTATATGACGGGGTATAAGGTGGCTTCATACGTGCCAAAGGATGGCCCAGCCAATTCTGCGAAACTGGAGCTTACAAAACACGATCAATTATTCTGATCAAATGCAAATGTGGATTTAGGCTACTTAGAACTGTCACCACCATTAGTTCCTAAACAATACAATACGCTTTACAAAGCAGAAATGGAAATCGCCATGTCTGCCTCTGTATAATCACACAGTTTCTACTTCCCGCCTATTTGTGTGCCCTGCATTTTTTACCTGTAGCTGTCCACGGGACATTTTGCTCTCCAGTCACTCAGATGTGTATCATACTCCACAGATATAATTCTAAGTGTTGGGCAGTCAGATGCCAACCATGTCTACATTGAGAATACATGAAAACAAGACAGAATATTGGATTCACAAAAGTTCTTGGGTTTCAAGCACTGAAATCAAGACTATTTTCAAGACAGACAGTGAATTGGAAGAGTGAAGTATGGTTACAGAGAATGCTGTTTTGAAACTGAAGCTTCTTTCTGAAGTAGTTTGCTAGAAGTCCATGTAATCTGAgctaatttttcttttaaaaaacattaattCAGTGTTAGCATACAAGGCATCCCCCACCacagtacaccccccccccaaaaaaaataaccacCTGTGAAGGCATTTTCACTCCAGGCCATAGCACTGTTGTCATTCTGAATGGTTGATTAGTTATGTGTGCCACTAAATCTCTGCATTCTACTATGGTAGCAGGCCCCAGAATAGCTAACTTCACTCAATGCACTATGCCACCACAGCTTGGGTTCCTTAGCCAGGTTAAcaacaggcagctttccaggaaatgatatataatgagttaaagaaaatgtttaaaaatacttttgttaaaaaaccagaagctttttttttactGGGCATAGTGGGTAAAGAGATACCGAGACAAGACAAAAGACTGTTCTTGTACGCAACcactgcggcaagaattttgttagctcaaaaatggaaacaaaatgaaataccAACGAAgtaagagtggcagatgaaactgatgaactttgcagaaatggcaaaactgatggGAAGAATCCGGAACCAGTGAGATCAAgcattccaaaaagactggaacaagtttatattatatttgaaagacaaccataagcaattaacatcactagcagggttatctgaagatttGTAAGATGAAACTACTACCTACTCAGGTTGAGAAATGTAATAACTTAGATAAAGATATAGCAAGAATAGGAAAGAAAGTGAAATGCAAAGATGCAAaatttaagtttgtaaaccattAGGTGGGATGGAGGGAAGCTGTTAGGCTTGGATAAGCAGCCAATGAGATTTAAGAAGATATGATGTTACATAGTGATtatatgtaaaactaataaaaattattataaaaaacaaacaaacaggcaactGAAAGGAAGGGAATTGAGTTTAGCTTCCCTTTTCCATTTTCAAACACAGGAAGCAACAACCCAATAAGCACAAAGGATTTCCCCcttacccagggctttttttcaactggaactcatcagaactcagttcccgcacctctcaggtaggcgtgactgccattataagagaacaagggaagcttTCATGgggagttctagcacctcttttcatagaaaaatagcactgcccataCCTTTGGCCAACACTCTGTATAATCGTCTTCCGTATCCACTTCCTTCTCAGCAGCAGGCTGCTCTATGTCCTGTTGCCGCCATGTTTTAAATGCTGCTCCCAAAAGACCATGAACGAAAAGGACATCAGCTTTAATGGGCTCACTGGTAGTGGAAATAAGAAGTTGCAAAAGGGAGTATGCATTACTAGAAGCCGGCATCCAAAGAACTGCTATCAAATCACATGTGCTGGTTAAGAGTTTTGGACTAACAGCTGGGAGACTACAGTTCAAATCTCCACAGAGTCATGAAGCTTACAGTCAGTCACTCTTAACCTATctcacagagctgttgtgaggGTATAATGGGCAGAATGAGAACTATGAACGCCGCTTTGGAAGAAATCAGaagcaaaatgtattttttgGCCCTCAGTGGAGCCATATGGATGACACAGTTGCAATGCTGTAGCAATAGAAAAGGTCATAATGGCAGAATACTCCCATTATAATCTAGAGCAGGGATAAATAACCTTTGTATAGTCGgagggccgcattcctttctaggcaaccttctgagggccacatgctaaAGCAGAGTAGCAAatatgaattttacctttgtacagtcgGATAGTTTCTACACACAATGACAGAGCCCTACAGATTCTAGGCTTAGAAGACACTTCTTTTGACCCGCCTTGTATTTTGATTAACCACCCCGCTACTCATTATCTTCACCCCTCACCCTCCACAGCACACAACCCGACTGATCTTAAGTGTTGTGAAGCTTCTTCAGAGCCTCCTCTTGGATTTGCCCCTTCTGGGTTCactttttccccctcctctgccttttTCTTTAAATGTATTCTTCTGTGCCATTGTTTCAGCCCCTGGGCTCCCTGTCACTTGCTTCTCTACAGCCTACACTTCCCAAAGCTGCTCCGTATTATATAGCTCTACACTGTTCCCTGAAACAGCAACCACTTGATCCTTGGAACCAGCAAGGCAAATCCAGAAAATGTTAGCTAAGGTGGCAAACTCCTGACCTCAGTGAGATTTACATATATGGTTAAGAGTCTAATCTTCCTGAGTTTAAGGAAATTTAGGAATACCTAAAGTTTCTATGTACTGGAGCCTGCTACTAAACCATTGCATTGCAGCACCTCTCTTTTCAATGAGACAAAGGAACTTCTTAACAACTGCAGGATGTATTCTACAAGGGGGAACATTTTCTGTCCCAAGATGGGAGTGATATGGAAcaatttgggctgcaatcctatatccactgaaatccccactgaactcaataggacttgactccaagtagatatgcataggactgcactcaCACTAATGTGTTTAGAGTTCTTTCTCACTCTGTCCCCcactatgatgatgatgttaataaataataataatactttattacttatatcccgcccatctggctgggcctccccagccactctgtactGTCCTCCATCAGGGAAGCTATGAGGAATAAATGGTACGGgcagggttggcccaagacatttttgcaCCTGAGGGGAACCATGGAATGGTGCTGACCCATCTGGAAAGAAgaatgagtgaagatctacatcaggaacaagtgggAAATATATACatcgggaacaagggtgggagaccAGCAGCgcttcctatttgccaagaggccactgtagaggcagaCTTGAAGAGGCAGATCTGGCTTCCAAGGAGTGTGCTGCAGCTGTTACTGCCaccatggcagcagcagtgggcaagGCATTCTTTGGAGGCTGGATgcactgcccctgtggatcctgccacctgaggcagtttcctcaccttgcctcataggtgggctggccctgggtaCAGGTTAGTCATAAAGGTGGACATATTTTTCCCATAGCCTTTCAAAGAAGCGTTGTACATGTGCATGCCTGTTAAAAGGTTATAAGAGGTAGGGTCAAATGAAATAGCTGCACAGCAACTTTCTCTGGAGACAATTTCTCTTAGGTACCTTTCATACATGCCAATGTTCACCTACAAGCCATCATGCAAGGAGCAAGCATTTATGATCCGGCCCTGCGAGGAATCTATCCACAGAGAAACGGGTGAACTTTAGAATGGAGAGGTTTATTTTGAGTAATGAAGTGGTTGTAgtggaggaaggaggcagagaaTAGGAGGCTCTCTCCTTACTTGGTTCGATATTGTGGGTGCAAAAGATATACTCCTTCTGGATACTTCTCCTGCACCGTTTCCCTGTCTAGGTTGGCCAAGGCTCTTGCTGCATGGGAGGATTCCATGACCCGTGGAGACTTCATCATATGAGCAAGTATAGAAACCCAACCTAGGATTGAATCAAGCAAGCATATGTATCATCACCTGTCACTGACCAAAAGGGCAATCCATTTATTAATCATTTTAAAAGGGATACAAGTGCTGCTACTGTGTAGTAGGAAAGAAACACaatgaaacacacaaacacagtgaTTTTTACAGTATGTTATTTGATAGTTCCCATCAAGCTTGCTAAGTCTCCTGGTGTCTAAAAGATAAAATTGTGACGCTCTGCTGGATATTGTTTCTCACGCTCATCATTTAAAGGTGCAATGCAGGTGTTCTTATAAGACAAAGTTCAATATGTCAGAGATTAATTGTGGTCAGTCTATATGTGTAGCGGAAATCACGTGGTAAAGTTTATTTTTCTGGACTCGACAACAGCAGTCTGCAGGAGGGGTTGCCTGTTCAAATATTTCcctattttaaaaacttttagaACTAGCATATCAGGGAAAAGGGTGCAGCATAGCCTTCCTCCAATATGCTACTTGTCTGCTTGCAGGGAAGCATTTGAACAAGCAGCCTTCTACCCGACACAGCCCACTGCTGAAAATGCTTTACCAGTTGCAGTTCttaaatctttttattttattttcttatttcattTCCACATTTGATAAGAATGTAGGGAACTGCTCTACTTCTGGAATTCACTGCAGTACTGGCGCACGGAGAGACCACCACCCTTTTCTAAACATCCATTTAATATGCGCTTCTCAGAATGAGAATGCATCAGATATTCAACGGATAAGAATGGATAATCGGCTGACTGTATAAATAGGCTTAAAGTGTTAAATAATAGAAGGAAACATGTCTCCTACATCAGTAGGCTATACTTATGCATGATTATGTTCTTCCATTAAGGTTCATTCATAATCCAGCAATGAATTCCTTTCACCTCGGACCACTTGGCACATTATCTGACTACAGTCCTAGGCACACTTACCTGgaggcaagccccactgaacccaACAGAATAAAAAGCCTCTGCGACTATTATAAAGAAAAAGCTACAGGGTCCTGTTTCTTTCATCGTTAATTCTCCATTTTTCAGAGACCATAAGCTTTGCTGTTACCTGCACGAAATATAGATGAATGAAGCTGTTCATTGAGTGCCATGTTCCCAATTATGTGAATGATGCTCCTCTGTATTTGGGGGGAATCCTTGCGGATTTGGTATAGTTTTTGCAGCAGCTGAAGCCCCCCACTTGCTTCAATTTCATCACAATGACTAGGAATCTGAAATTAGGCAGGAAGTACTATCATGACTATCTTTAGCTGGCAAATAGTTTGTGACATGTTTTGTCTTCCATCCAGATAGAAATCATTCTAGAAATTGTATCTAGGGAACAGGCAAATATTTGCAGAGGGTTAAGAAGGTGGTGGTGTTACTATTGAATTACCTTGGAATGATGCACTAAGGCTTGTAAGCAGAAGAGTTCTACAGCCTTTGAAGGGACAGTACTGAGACTTTCACAATAAGGAAGCCCATTTCCACCAAAACACCATAAGCCCCCCtggaataaaaaatatatatatattcaggaaTGTATCTGAATTCATTTCAAAAAAGTGAGGTCAACGTTAAAAGCTTTCCTAACAACTAGGTTTGTGCAATTTGCATTTAAGGATTAGGCCATCTTGGTAACTTGATGGGGCAAATGGAAGAGCGATCCAATGTCCAGCCTCCATAAGATGTACTGGCTAATGCTTCCTGTTTATGGTAGCTAGGAGTAGTTAGCTAGATAGCAAAACAGGCACGCCAGCAGCACTGCAAAGATTTCCTGCTATTAAGATTATCTCCCAAACTATTAAAATATTGAACATGGAAATGAATTTTTGATATtttctactttaaaaaataaccacCGGCCTTTATGTTATCCTGACTTTGTTTCTCAAGACAAAAAATAAATTTCCTTAAGAATGTTACTGTGTGTGTCAGGAGTCACCCAAGGAGATGGATTCAAGGAATTTCCATTCCTAGAACATAACAGCAGCTGGAAATAATAGTGAGAAGAAAAAAGGCAAGCGAACAGTAATTTCTGCTAGCACAGAATGGTACATAAAATTTAGGAACTTACTGGTGGGCAGAATGGTTTTATAATGGTTTCACACATTAACTGGAAGACAGATTAGGTAAACACAGACATCAGGATAAAAATTGTTCAGTCAAGCTTCTTCTACCTTCATTGGTAACTCAGAGCATGCATTGTTCCATTTTTGTCAAAATATTTAGAGTTAGGAACACACCTTTCGTGCAGCGATGGTCTGGCTGCTTTCTCTTAAAGCCAATGATGTAAAATATTGTACACATGGGTCAAGATCTGTCTGAGGCAAAGCCGCCAGCAACAGTAGAAGTTCATCTTCTGAATAACAAGCCTGTAATGTAATCCAAAAACACCTGTTAACATCTCCCACAACAGCAGGCACCAGAAAATTATGTAAAAACACTGATCAGTGTGAAATGACCAGTTCACATCAGAAAAATGTAGTGCCTAACTGCTACTGAAGTTACTGCCCTAGATGCCATGGGTTTTAGATATCTTGGAAACTGCTTCCATGTTTCATCTCGCCCTCCATAATATGCACAGCAAGGGCCACCTAACAATAACAGCAATTTGAATTGACTTCCAGATGTGGGGATGAGGATTTCTCTAGATGTTTCTGCTCACTGCTAGTTCTAGCCAGGGCTAGTTAAGGGATACACGTCCCAGCCTGCCTGGAAGAGCAGTCTGTCATGTAGTTCAGTTGTGTCCTATGTTTTGCAAAGTATAACTGTTTCCAGGACAGTTTGCAGACCCCAGTCTGAGCATCCAATAGTTGCCACTCCTCACCTTCTGCACTCATTCCAATTAATCTTTTATGTCACTGTGTTTTGTCTCCCTTTCTTGCTacgggctggattcaactaactaCTCCTACTAACTGAGGCCTGCACAATGgagcttccccttccccccgctCACCTCTTAAGCTCCCCAAATTGGCTTGGGAGGGGAGAACCCCAAGAACAGCACACCAGAGGAcaagaggggagattgttccatcatgCAAGCAGCAATGTTGACACTGACGCAGCAACCTCCTTTGTCatacattgaattcctccctgtTTGCCTACAGACTTCAGTTCATTCCTATGTCCCTGCCTCTACACTCCCAGGGATGGCATGGCTTGACATATCCCTGATCTCATCTCCACTTCTCATTCTGTTCATTCCAGGCTGCACCATGACTCTGCCCCTTAAATCTAAGCCCTGATCTTGAAGTCACCATCAGCCATAGGGACTGGATAATGAAAGCTACCTTCCTTAACTTAGGAAATCTCAAACCAACTCTTAAGATTTCAAAATGTTGTTAATCCACATAGATGAAAATGTAAATCAGTTATTATGTTAGACCAGCTATATGGGTCGACTCTTAGACACTAGATTTCAAAATACTTCTATGAAAAACAGTGAAGTCTGGATTTCATAATACGTACATCTCTTTGTTTTGGTAGACGATGGGGTAGCAGGAAAAACCGCAGGTCAACATCTTTACTTCGAGCTAAACCAATAGTAGTTCTCTGATCACTTGCTTGGGCAGCTGTCATATACTGATAATCTGTATTAGAACAAATAGAGTTAGGCCTTAAACAAACTTGAAATATTTCCCTTTGTTTATAAAGTTTTCTAAAGTCCATGCAAGTAAGCCAGCAATACAAATTTGCAATTAATAAACGCAAGTGAGGACATATGGTAATTCACAATATATGGAGGAACGGAAAAGGGAGAGACTTTCCATCCATCTGTTTGGAAAGGACTGTATGCACTAAGGTGTCAAACATatataagatttttaaaaatcaatttttcagggtgaggaggggggagaaatagCTGCACCACTGATATGAAACCCTAGTATCTgcatttaggttttttttaaaacttaacgTATCAATTTATAAATTTATGCACCAGGCGCTCACATGAACGTTGAAATAATCCTTAAAGCATTGGACTTCAATGGGTAGGTTGTAGAGCCAAGTCAAAAACTGGATATTCAGTGCTAGTTTTTTTCTAAGCAGATGGCAGACAactaaaaatgttcctcttcttttatatatatattttaaaataaaaatataaatcacagttatttactgcatttatattctaccttttcctccaaggaactcaaggtggtatatatggttctccccctccccatttaatccccaaaacAATGCTGCGAGttggtttggctgagaggcagtgactgacccaaggtcacctagtgagcttcataacCAAGTAGGGATTTGAGCCCCAGTCTctcaggtcatagtccaacactctaaccactttgCCATACTTTTAAGAGACTTAAGTTAAAACACTAGCTTTCATAACAGAATACCTTACCATGCCAGTAGCAATTGGAGGCTAACTCCTGCACAGCTTGTAATCGGACCATTTTATCTTCTGACTGGCTTCTTTTCACAAGGAGCCACAAGGCACACTCATGCTCATCTGTGTCAAAAGTACTGAAGCGTTCTttactcaaaaaataaaataaaaatcaagtaaTTGCAGTTGTTCATTAAACTTTGCATTATCAACAGAAAATGAAGATAACtttcagaagccacactttgaaGCATATTATTCAACAGATGGAATCATTCTTTGTACAACAgtataattattatatatttatttaaaatctgcCCTGCCATCCTGACAGGGACTCGAGGCAGtttaccaataaaaataaaaacagtgcaCAGAAATGAGCTGAAAGTGCAGCAGGACAGAAGAAACGGTTATGTATGCTGTATACTGATAAAACCACTATTGTGTAATTAATTATGCTCTGGATATAAGCTGTGCTTAAAAGTGTTCTAAGTGCAATATTCCGTACAACGATCCTGTTCAGCCAGCCAGTGTTATCATCTGCATCTTGCTGTGATACAGTGGCTTGTGTTAAATCACCTAGCGAGTTGATGCCAGAGCTGTgactgaaactgggacctttCTGGTTCACAGCTTTGCCATTATGTAGCTCTAAACCTGTTACCTTAAAATATGGTTATACAGAG
Above is a window of Lacerta agilis isolate rLacAgi1 chromosome 3, rLacAgi1.pri, whole genome shotgun sequence DNA encoding:
- the SERAC1 gene encoding protein SERAC1 isoform X1, whose product is MGRWTGRRGREEAGAHGRPRGCGAEAGAPEGRMSLAAYCGICCRKIGTLGSAQKTDQSWKDIRKIAKLTGSLILGGCIFAIYEVLALRKLFSFDTQVVQQEKLKSYIYLQTVSLDPSGYQGISHQVRKVLHRAARKILETNARIFRRPFDERFSTFDTDEHECALWLLVKRSQSEDKMVRLQAVQELASNCYWHDYQYMTAAQASDQRTTIGLARSKDVDLRFFLLPHRLPKQRDACYSEDELLLLLAALPQTDLDPCVQYFTSLALRESSQTIAARKGGLWCFGGNGLPYCESLSTVPSKAVELFCLQALVHHSKIPSHCDEIEASGGLQLLQKLYQIRKDSPQIQRSIIHIIGNMALNEQLHSSIFRAGWVSILAHMMKSPRVMESSHAARALANLDRETVQEKYPEGVYLLHPQYRTNEPIKADVLFVHGLLGAAFKTWRQQDIEQPAAEKEVDTEDDYTECWPKTWLASDCPTLRIISVEYDTHLSDWRAKCPVDSYRESLSYKSTELLKKLRAAGVGDRPLVWLSHSMGGLLVKKMLLDASKDSDMNSIVNNTQGIVFYSVPHHGSRLAEYSKTVRFLLFPSVGVKELSKDSPDLKVLNDDFLSFAKDKNLPVLSFAETMPTRVSRVLSLHVVPVESADLGIGELIPVNVSHLNICKPKNKDSFLYQYTLKFIRDSLERKLGN
- the SERAC1 gene encoding protein SERAC1 isoform X6 gives rise to the protein MERHPGCIFAIYEVLALRKLFSFDTQVVQQEKLKSYIYLQTVSLDPSGYQGISHQVRKVLHRAARKILETNARIFRRPFDERFSTFDTDEHECALWLLVKRSQSEDKMVRLQAVQELASNCYWHDYQYMTAAQASDQRTTIGLARSKDVDLRFFLLPHRLPKQRDACYSEDELLLLLAALPQTDLDPCVQYFTSLALRESSQTIAARKGGLWCFGGNGLPYCESLSTVPSKAVELFCLQALVHHSKIPSHCDEIEASGGLQLLQKLYQIRKDSPQIQRSIIHIIGNMALNEQLHSSIFRAGWVSILAHMMKSPRVMESSHAARALANLDRETVQEKYPEGVYLLHPQYRTNEPIKADVLFVHGLLGAAFKTWRQQDIEQPAAEKEVDTEDDYTECWPKTWLASDCPTLRIISVEYDTHLSDWRAKCPVDSYRESLSYKSTELLKKLRAAGVGDRPLVWLSHSMGGLLVKKMLLDASKDSDMNSIVNNTQGIVFYSVPHHGSRLAEYSKTVRFLLFPSVGVKELSKDSPDLKVLNDDFLSFAKDKNLPVLSFAETMPTRVSRVLSLHVVPVESADLGIGELIPVNVSHLNICKPKNKDSFLYQYTLKFIRDSLERKLGN